The window TCTGACTTCAGCTTGGTTGTTAGCAGGATGAATGTACTCTCTCAGGTAAAGGGGAGGTGAACTCAAGCCCCCACTCTAGtatatacatattaatacatACAGGGAAATAAAGAGGTGTAACACATACAGTAGGATTCAATATATACTTGCACAATCTCTAATTTCCCCATCAAGTATGGCACAGCTATGAGCTcatgacttgtatatgtgacaagggttaatacacacagccatCTAGCAAAATTACTTTTCTCCACGCATGGTCCCTCAAATTAATAATATCTCCCCACAATCCGTCACATTTGTCATGCACAACACACCTGTGACATGCAAGTGGCATGGGGTTAATACACACATCTACAGGAAATAGCGGACTCAACTTTCACCTACGCAAGGTACCTAATCTTAGAAATTTCTACCTTCAATCCACCACACTACATATCTTAACTCACCGCCATCACCAAGGAAATATCAAATATGTAATTTGCAAAGTCTTTTAGTCCCTGTTTACTATGAAAATTATACACtttacacacaaaaatctgttgtaccAAAATATGTCCTAAAATGTAAATTACTCTCTACAAAGTATGCAATAGTTCAAATTACAGCCGAAGGAATTTCTTATTAAAGTTTAGTTTATATAACAAAAAAGGAAGCGCTCTAACTAAATCAAAGTCCAAACTTGAATAAGGTAGATGTGGTGCAGCGTGAAGAATCGAATTGTTCCCAATTCCCAGCAGCAATAGATGTCCAAAATAATCAGCGCACCTCGTTTCATAGGaagaaaaaataaagaagaaaaagagcacaatagtgaagcaagttcacaacACAATACAGTACGTGTGTCTGTAGATGGTGAGCTATGCACTTACATTTCAGTGCCTGTCTCAggcatgtaaaggtatcttttaagcgTCCTCACCACCATGAAGTCATCACAATATTCAAAGGACTTCTTTTTTCAAGATTCTGCTTTATATAAAATATCAGGAATGTGGTTTCacaaaacaatattaaaataaaggCACAGACCAGTTCATGATATTCCGCAAACTCCGGTGTCCGCGACAGTCACTTGCTGAACTGGTCGGTATTCTATTTCACTTCCGGTTCCTGGTGCTTCAGTGAAACTGGTCCTCCCggcaaccctacgcatttcaacgGTGATCCATCATCGTCAGGGGTAAGTATCTGTgttgtgaacttgcttcactattgtgctctttatcttctttctcttttcttcctATGAAACGAGGTGCGCTGATCATTTTGGACATCTAAAGTTTCgtttaatatacaaaaattacAGTGCTTAGGtaacaaaaaaatattattacaataacctacagtatataaatgcagACAGCATCTTAAAATAAAATTATCAAAAATAATTTAACTTACAGTACATTATCATATACAGTAACATTGATCAGATCAATTACCAAATGGCCTTGATTGGAAATTGAGATTTCACATGTTCCAGCTTGGAGACTCACTAAGTTGAAATCTAATTCATAATTCAAATGCAGGGTTTATATTCTAAATTCCCTTAATTGAAACACAGCCTACCCCCCAAATGGGtgttttttcttccccctccatCTCATCAATCTCTAATGACGCTTTTATGGCTTTAGAAAAAAAATACCTTTCATGTGACTTTTAAACTTTGCCTTAATATATAAGACTTAATAACTTTGTTTAAATAATACTTAGACAAACTCCATCTTTACTGTTGCGTCAGTGTACTTAATTGTATGGCATCAATAATTATTGTTAGAGAGCTAGGCTACAGCTCAATAACTTCCCATTCTCCCCAGCCACTCTCTTTAAACAACTCAGAAGGTTGTGGTCGGTGATTACTGTGAAACTACGTCCATACAGGTAAGACTGCAGCTTCTGCAGGGCACACACTGTGGCAAGACATTTCTTTTTTACTGTGGTATAGGCTACTTCCCTAGGCAGCAGTTTCCTGAACAGAATTCAAAGATTTCCAAGCACATTGGTAGCACATTACTCCTTTGTAATACTGACCACATCCTCATGGTCGGTAATCAAATAAAGGCATTGAATACCTTTTATGTAAAGTTCTAGATGTTGCTCTCAGTAAGCATACATTAACAATTGCAGCAAACAAAGAGAAACTAACCTCACAACTAATAGTGAAAAAAGCTATACATTCACCTTACTAGACAGAATATACTGATTCTTTCAACAACTGCAGATGTCAGCAAAGGGAATGGTATAAAGAGCACATTTTGCTTTCACTTAACAGCCCTATGCTCTTGCAACAATACTCCATCCACAATGGGAAAGGTAAGAGATGTAATAGGAATATTGTCCAAGGtcagatacataatgtacatgCAACCTATCCTATATACTATAGTGGAATTAGGTAGTCATGATATATTAAAGATCAGATTTGTTGgatttgatatatactgtattagatTACAATATATCTCACTATGAGATGACTAATAGAATAGATGTCCATATATTTTAAACTTCCCACAGGAAATAATTTCTCTTGGTAGGATTACAGAGAAATTTGTGACACTAAACCACATTAATTAAAAGGAATTATGAATTATTTTATCTTCCTGCAGATCATCTTCTATGAAGACCAAAACTTCCAGGGCCGCTCCTATGAGTGCAGCTCTGACTGCTCTGACTTGTCCTCATATTTCAGTCGTTGCAATTCCATCCGAGTGGAAAATGGAAACTGGATACTCTATGAACACTCAAACTACAAGGGACACCAGTACTACCTTAGGAGGGGAGAATACCCTGATTTCCAGCAATGGATGGGATTCAATGACTCCATCAGATCCTGTCATTTGACTACCCAGGTAGGTTTTATGTTATATGTCTATTTTAATCTACAGTGTGTGCTTAGAATAGCTTGATTGTATTTACCAGTTATTATTCATTCAAAGCTCTTCATTCAAAAGAGctgtatattttaatatatattttgtaatttatttcatgTTTAACCAAGTTAATGTATCTAAATGTACATTTTCCaatactttataaaaaaaaatgtgtttcccATTAGTACAAATATTCATGGGTTAATCCATCTTTCTTTTAGTTGTTCTTGTgttttatttctatatatactgtaaatagaagaaaaaagcacaagtgcgcaccaaggtaagagtataataatataatgtagcaacaataatataaaaacttacatataagtaaAACTTATTACGAATCCAGGTCTAAGCGATATCCTCTTCTTATAAACTGCACCATGGATCAGACAAAGGGGCAATATCTAGTTCTCTCCGGATGatagtcccgcgcgctggggctgtctccgtggTAGTCACTGCAGTTACACCTCCGCATGTGTTGGCGTGGTGTATAACGCAAGTGCGCTTGCGTAGGAATATGGCCCCCTATAGCTGTCCGCAGATGCCAGTTCAAATGAGGAAACGCGACCGGAAAGATTACACTTAGTGTATGCCAGCCACCAGAGTTGGGGTATGCTAGTTACAcgattcgcgacgcgtttcgtttaccaagtaaacttccttttaaactttaaAATCTCACTACTACACGGTTATTGTGTATTTATAGTTCATTGCAAACAAATTTTAATGCAAGGGTAGTGCCTTACAGAATAATATCCTACTACATAAATTCTCCATCAGTATAGTTTACATTTAGCCACCCAGTAAAAGATGGTATTGTAATTCTACACTCCTAACAATGTACAGTTTTAGCAGCCACATGAGATCCACTGCTCTGCGTATCTTCCCAGAATCCTCTAGCAACATAATATTCTAAAAAGCGTATTATGAATTCGTCACATTAAAGTTTGAGGCCATACACAGCTAGAATAATTCACCAATTTATTTCCAATTCAAATTAGAGAATGAACAATTGAAAGTTAGTTTAAGGTTTAGAAACTTTGTGATTTTCTAACAGTGTTGTCAAATAACAgttattattacattttagacTTGAATTAATTATACATTAGTTAAAGTGATTTACTTTTGCTTACTTTCAAAGCACCGTGGTCCTTTCATAATCAAGGTTTATGAGAAGGAAGACTTTAGAGGCCAGATGATGGAGTTCACTGAAGACTGTTCCAGTGTCCATGAGAAATTCCGCTACCATGACATTCACTCCTGCAATGTGCTTGATGGTCACTGGGTGTTCTATGAGGAACCCAACTACAGGGGGCGTCAGTACTACCTGAAACCTGGAGAGTACAAGCGATACACCAACTGGGGTGCCATGAACTCCAGAGTTGGCTCCTTCAGACGTGTCCAGCATCTCCATTAAACACTGTTTATGACTTCCTCATTAAACTCATTAACATGACAGAAGCTTTATTTATGTTTTTCTTATTTGTTGTGCTGAGCGTACAAAAGGTGTGAGCATGGCATGAacaatgataaagaacacttgTGCGTGTCAACTTCCTTTACAATTATGACAGCAAAAGGCCTTATTCATGAATGGGCTCTCCCTAAGTAATGGCTCTCCCTAAGTAATAATGCGGCGAAGAGGAGACAGATTTTGTAAGGCTATGCTGACATTGATAAATAAGTTAGTAGAGGATCTGTTCAAGCAGTAAAATgaaaaccaaaaaaataaattatgaggAGACACTATTTATTACAGTTGCTCTTGTGCAAAAtttatacaatttaaaaaacatcaacaggtctATTAAAAAAGATCAAATCCACTGCAAACATTTTTTACTGGTTCTTGTTTCTTTGCACTAATGCTGTTTTACAGCaagaagactttgataaatggccCATAACGACTGCACTGTAACATTAAGAAAATATTTTGTAGGCATTCAGACGTAGTGCTGGTTTTTAACCCACTGCACGCACTGACTAAAAGAAAAAGcattttttacagtttttttattCCCATGATAGTTACTCAATTGCTACAAATTCCTGCATAAACTACCATTTAGGAATAGGGGCTCGGTACGCTGTTTGAATAGTCACTACTGCTTACTGATTCCCTATTGAAAATAATGAGTTAGGTAGTCTACATGAAGGTGCTACACAACTCTAGAAACTATCATTCTCAGAGAATGAGTTACTTCTGTG is drawn from Ascaphus truei isolate aAscTru1 chromosome 7, aAscTru1.hap1, whole genome shotgun sequence and contains these coding sequences:
- the LOC142499322 gene encoding gamma-crystallin-3-like, producing MGKIIFYEDQNFQGRSYECSSDCSDLSSYFSRCNSIRVENGNWILYEHSNYKGHQYYLRRGEYPDFQQWMGFNDSIRSCHLTTQHRGPFIIKVYEKEDFRGQMMEFTEDCSSVHEKFRYHDIHSCNVLDGHWVFYEEPNYRGRQYYLKPGEYKRYTNWGAMNSRVGSFRRVQHLH